Proteins encoded by one window of Phenylobacterium soli:
- a CDS encoding response regulator transcription factor, whose amino-acid sequence MAQRKTLLIVDDDADLRGAVAEQLQAEDFATHEAATGGEGVRAAQAIRPDLILLDVDLPDIDGREACRQMRATGVAAPIIMLTAAAADEDTVAGLEAGANDYVTKPYKFAVLLARIRAQLRSHEHSEGAVFRLGAYEFRPAAKLLVDENQKKIRLTEKETNILKYLYRAGEKPVSREELLAEVWGYNAGVTTHTLETHVYRLRQKIEPDPANAKLLLTEAGGYKLAP is encoded by the coding sequence ATGGCTCAACGCAAGACCCTCCTCATCGTCGACGATGACGCGGACCTTCGCGGGGCCGTGGCCGAGCAGCTCCAGGCGGAAGACTTCGCGACCCATGAGGCCGCCACTGGCGGCGAAGGCGTCCGCGCCGCCCAGGCGATCCGGCCCGACCTCATCCTGCTCGACGTCGACCTGCCCGACATCGACGGCCGCGAGGCCTGCCGCCAGATGCGGGCCACTGGCGTCGCCGCGCCGATCATCATGCTCACCGCGGCCGCCGCCGACGAGGACACCGTCGCCGGCCTCGAAGCCGGGGCCAACGACTACGTCACCAAGCCCTACAAGTTCGCCGTGCTGCTCGCCCGCATCCGCGCCCAGCTGCGCAGCCACGAGCACTCCGAGGGCGCGGTCTTCCGCCTCGGCGCCTACGAGTTCCGCCCCGCCGCCAAGCTGCTGGTCGACGAGAACCAGAAGAAGATCCGGCTGACGGAGAAGGAGACCAACATCCTGAAGTACCTCTACCGCGCCGGAGAGAAGCCGGTGTCGCGCGAGGAGCTTCTGGCCGAGGTCTGGGGCTACAACGCCGGCGTGACGACGCACACGCTCGAGACCCACGTCTACCGCCTGCGCCAGAAGATCGAGCCCGATCCGGCCAACGCCAAGCTCCTGCTCACCGAAGCCGGCGGCTACAAGCTCGCGCCTTAG
- a CDS encoding thiamine phosphate synthase codes for MRRTAAFLNGAAARRKGQARALPALLFFTDPQRTPDAEPIARTLPRGAAIVFRAFGAADAAAQGRRLRAIARARGLRLLVGADPELARALGADGLHLPERLGGRARAWRQPGWIVTSAAHSLAAARRAKAAGADAVVVSAIFPSGSPSAGAPMGPVRLALLARQAGLPVYALGGVNDKTARRLKDAGLVGLAAVDAFRT; via the coding sequence ATGAGGCGGACGGCCGCGTTCCTAAATGGAGCCGCGGCGCGACGGAAGGGCCAAGCCCGCGCCCTGCCCGCCCTGCTGTTCTTCACCGACCCGCAGCGGACGCCCGACGCGGAGCCGATCGCCCGGACCCTGCCGCGCGGCGCGGCGATCGTGTTCCGGGCGTTCGGGGCGGCGGATGCGGCGGCGCAGGGCCGGCGGCTGAGGGCCATCGCGCGCGCCAGGGGACTGCGCCTGCTGGTCGGGGCGGATCCGGAGCTGGCGCGGGCGCTCGGGGCGGACGGGCTCCATCTGCCGGAGCGGCTCGGCGGTCGGGCGCGCGCCTGGCGACAGCCCGGCTGGATCGTCACCAGCGCCGCCCACTCCCTGGCCGCGGCGCGCCGGGCCAAGGCGGCGGGGGCGGACGCGGTGGTGGTCTCGGCGATCTTTCCCAGCGGCAGCCCCTCGGCCGGCGCGCCGATGGGGCCGGTGCGCCTGGCGCTGCTGGCGCGCCAGGCCGGCCTGCCGGTCTATGCGCTCGGTGGGGTGAACGACAAAACGGCCCGCCGTCTGAAGGACGCGGGCCTCGTCGGTCTGGCGGCGGTGGACGCCTTCCGGACCTGA
- a CDS encoding UvrB/UvrC motif-containing protein, which yields MIDDLKARMAAAAAEGDFETAALLRDAIRRLESGESRIRQQVPGKMGLGSSQERYASEGGTLPKKPDPMTKGHKPGGRRR from the coding sequence ATGATCGACGACCTCAAAGCCCGCATGGCGGCCGCGGCCGCGGAAGGCGACTTCGAGACCGCCGCCCTGCTGCGCGACGCGATCCGCCGCCTGGAGTCCGGCGAGAGCCGTATCCGCCAGCAGGTTCCCGGGAAGATGGGCCTCGGCTCGAGCCAGGAGCGCTACGCCAGCGAAGGCGGGACCTTGCCGAAGAAGCCGGATCCCATGACCAAGGGCCACAAGCCCGGCGGGCGGCGGCGCTAG
- a CDS encoding YggS family pyridoxal phosphate-dependent enzyme: MAEPLYSAAGYHDVVARIGRAAQAAGRDPRDVTLVAVSKTQPWEAIQPVLDAGQTVFGENRVQEAYQRWEGKAPQVVGALTLHLIGPLQTNKAKEAVAFFDVIETLDREKLARVLAEEMQKQGRRPRLYVQVNTGEEPQKAGVTPPEADAFIAACRGTYGLDPEGLMCIPPVDEPAGPHFALLKAIAQRNGLAKLSMGMSDDFETAIRFGATSVRVGSAIFGARPKPAA, encoded by the coding sequence ATGGCTGAGCCCCTCTATAGCGCCGCCGGCTATCACGACGTGGTGGCCCGGATCGGGCGCGCCGCGCAAGCCGCCGGTCGCGATCCCAGGGACGTCACCCTGGTGGCGGTTTCAAAGACCCAGCCGTGGGAGGCCATCCAGCCGGTGCTCGACGCCGGCCAGACCGTGTTCGGCGAGAACCGCGTGCAGGAGGCCTACCAGCGCTGGGAGGGCAAGGCGCCCCAAGTCGTGGGGGCCCTGACCCTGCACCTGATCGGCCCCTTGCAGACCAACAAGGCCAAGGAGGCGGTCGCCTTCTTCGACGTCATCGAGACCCTCGACCGCGAGAAGCTCGCCCGGGTGCTGGCCGAGGAGATGCAGAAGCAGGGCCGCCGGCCGCGCCTCTACGTCCAGGTCAACACCGGCGAGGAGCCGCAGAAGGCCGGCGTCACGCCCCCCGAGGCCGACGCCTTCATCGCCGCCTGCCGCGGGACCTACGGCCTCGATCCCGAAGGGCTGATGTGCATCCCGCCGGTGGACGAGCCGGCCGGTCCGCACTTCGCCCTCCTCAAGGCGATCGCCCAGCGCAACGGGCTCGCGAAGCTCTCCATGGGCATGAGCGACGACTTCGAGACCGCCATCCGCTTCGGCGCCACCAGCGTGCGCGTCGGCTCGGCGATCTTCGGGGCGCGGCCGAAGCCCGCGGCCTGA
- the leuS gene encoding leucine--tRNA ligase, translating to MARYNPKETEPKWRQAWADVDAFRAAIDPARPKYYVLEMFPYPSGRLHMGHVRNYALGDVIARFKRARGFSVLHPMGWDAFGLPAENAAMERGVDPRGWTYDNIARMRDELKELGLSIDWSREFATCDVEYYGQQQALFLELYDRGLVYRREATVNWDPVDQTVLANEQVVDGRGWRSGAVVEKRKLNQWFLRITEYADQLVDDLETLDRWPEKVRVMQENWIGRSRGLRFRFPFAASAPAGFEAGLEVYTTRPDTLFGASFVGIAPDHPLAELAARSDPKAAAFIDKCRKGAISEAEIETQEKEGYDTGLKVKHPFDPNWELPVWIANFILMDYGTGAIFACPAHDQRDLDFARKYDLPVRPVVLPPGEDPKAFDVGTEAYVGPGVIYNSQFLDGLDVETAKTKAIDVIEGQGLGQGATVYRLRDWGVARQRGWGCPIPVVHCEKDGVVPLPKSALPVALPQDLDFGKPGNALGRHPAWKHTTCPKCGGPATRETDTLDTFVDSSWYFARFANPHAAEPIDRAAADYWMPVDQYIGGIEHAVLHLLYARFMTKALADAGRLSVREPFEGLFTQGMVTHETYRRQNGEWLEPGEVEIVVEGKTRRATLGGTDEVVEIGDVEKMSKSKKNTVAPGEIFEAYGVDAARLFVMSDSPPDRDVQWTTGGIEGAWRFVNRVWDEFESQPQGASSGLAAGSDDPAAQALRVATHKTVKAVTEAIETFRFNSGIARLYEFLNALKANPAKDATPAVLAARQEALEAFARLVAPFTPHLAEEAWARIGGQGMVVAAPWPAFDPALTEDAVKVLPVQVNGKRRGEITAPAGAEPADVEKIVLDDPEIARRLEGLTIRKVIVVKDRIVNIVAA from the coding sequence ATGGCCCGCTACAATCCCAAAGAAACCGAGCCCAAATGGCGTCAGGCCTGGGCCGACGTCGATGCGTTCCGCGCGGCGATCGATCCGGCGCGCCCGAAGTACTACGTGCTGGAGATGTTCCCCTATCCGTCGGGGCGCCTGCACATGGGCCATGTGCGCAACTACGCCCTCGGCGACGTCATCGCCCGCTTCAAGCGCGCGCGGGGCTTCTCGGTGCTGCACCCGATGGGCTGGGACGCCTTCGGCCTGCCGGCCGAGAACGCGGCCATGGAGCGCGGCGTCGATCCGCGCGGCTGGACCTACGACAACATCGCCCGCATGCGGGACGAGCTGAAGGAGCTGGGCCTGTCGATCGACTGGTCCCGCGAGTTCGCCACCTGCGACGTGGAGTACTACGGCCAGCAGCAGGCGCTGTTCCTGGAGCTGTACGATCGCGGCCTGGTCTACCGCCGCGAGGCGACGGTGAACTGGGATCCCGTCGACCAGACGGTGCTGGCCAACGAGCAGGTGGTCGACGGCCGCGGCTGGCGCTCCGGCGCGGTGGTCGAGAAGCGCAAGCTGAACCAGTGGTTCCTGCGCATCACTGAGTACGCCGACCAGCTGGTGGACGACCTGGAGACCCTGGACCGCTGGCCCGAGAAGGTCCGCGTCATGCAGGAGAACTGGATCGGGCGCTCGCGCGGCCTGCGCTTCAGGTTCCCGTTCGCCGCGAGCGCGCCCGCCGGCTTCGAGGCCGGGCTGGAGGTCTACACCACCCGCCCCGACACCCTGTTCGGCGCGAGCTTCGTCGGCATCGCCCCCGATCACCCGCTGGCCGAGCTGGCGGCCAGGTCCGATCCCAAGGCGGCGGCGTTCATCGACAAGTGCCGCAAGGGCGCGATCTCGGAAGCCGAGATCGAGACCCAGGAGAAGGAAGGCTACGACACCGGACTGAAGGTGAAGCACCCGTTCGATCCGAACTGGGAGCTGCCGGTCTGGATCGCCAACTTCATCCTGATGGACTACGGCACCGGCGCGATCTTCGCCTGCCCGGCGCATGACCAGCGCGACCTGGACTTCGCCCGCAAGTACGACCTGCCGGTACGCCCCGTCGTGCTGCCGCCGGGCGAGGACCCCAAGGCGTTCGACGTCGGGACGGAGGCCTATGTCGGGCCGGGCGTGATCTACAATTCGCAGTTCCTCGACGGCCTGGACGTCGAGACCGCCAAGACCAAGGCCATCGACGTCATCGAGGGCCAGGGCCTGGGCCAGGGCGCCACGGTCTATCGCCTGCGCGACTGGGGCGTGGCGCGCCAGCGCGGCTGGGGCTGCCCGATCCCGGTGGTCCACTGCGAGAAGGACGGCGTCGTGCCGCTGCCGAAATCGGCCCTCCCGGTGGCCCTGCCGCAGGACCTGGACTTCGGCAAGCCGGGCAACGCGCTCGGCCGCCACCCGGCCTGGAAGCACACCACCTGCCCCAAGTGCGGCGGCCCGGCGACCCGCGAGACCGACACCCTCGACACCTTCGTGGATTCGTCCTGGTACTTCGCCCGCTTCGCCAATCCGCATGCGGCCGAGCCGATCGACAGGGCGGCGGCGGACTACTGGATGCCCGTCGACCAGTACATCGGCGGCATCGAGCACGCGGTGCTGCACCTGCTCTACGCGCGCTTCATGACCAAGGCCCTGGCCGACGCCGGCCGGCTGAGCGTGCGCGAGCCGTTCGAGGGCCTGTTCACCCAGGGCATGGTCACCCACGAGACCTATCGCCGGCAGAACGGCGAATGGCTGGAGCCCGGCGAGGTCGAGATCGTCGTCGAGGGCAAGACCCGGCGCGCGACGCTCGGCGGCACCGACGAGGTGGTCGAGATCGGCGACGTCGAGAAGATGTCGAAGTCCAAGAAGAACACCGTCGCGCCCGGCGAGATCTTCGAGGCCTACGGCGTCGACGCCGCACGCCTGTTCGTGATGTCCGACTCGCCGCCGGACCGCGACGTGCAATGGACCACCGGCGGCATCGAGGGCGCCTGGCGCTTCGTCAACCGCGTCTGGGACGAGTTCGAAAGCCAACCGCAGGGGGCGTCTTCGGGCCTCGCCGCGGGTTCCGACGATCCGGCCGCCCAGGCGCTGCGGGTCGCGACGCACAAGACGGTCAAGGCGGTCACCGAGGCCATCGAGACCTTCCGCTTCAACTCCGGCATCGCCCGCCTCTACGAGTTCCTGAACGCCCTGAAAGCGAACCCGGCCAAGGACGCCACGCCGGCGGTGCTGGCCGCGCGGCAGGAGGCTCTGGAGGCCTTCGCCCGCCTGGTCGCGCCGTTCACGCCGCACCTGGCCGAAGAGGCCTGGGCGCGGATCGGCGGTCAGGGCATGGTGGTCGCCGCGCCGTGGCCGGCCTTCGATCCGGCGCTCACCGAGGACGCGGTGAAGGTCCTGCCGGTGCAGGTGAACGGCAAGCGGCGTGGCGAGATCACCGCGCCGGCGGGCGCCGAGCCAGCCGACGTGGAGAAGATCGTGCTTGACGATCCGGAGATCGCACGGCGCCTTGAGGGCCTGACCATTCGCAAGGTGATCGTGGTGAAGGATCGCATCGTCAACATCGTGGCGGCCTGA
- a CDS encoding NtrZ family periplasmic regulatory protein, whose protein sequence is MRARHIAVLIGAAALIGGAATAAQAADAAKGVDFSVRAEPAASPVVSGKTVNLDARRGRWGVTLNMQQPDTRQSTLNDVAAGAYFRITPSLRVGGAVALGDQQLQPGARTPTPDEGLPRVRLETKFKF, encoded by the coding sequence ATGCGTGCCCGCCATATCGCTGTGCTGATCGGCGCCGCCGCCCTGATAGGCGGCGCGGCGACCGCCGCGCAGGCGGCCGACGCGGCCAAGGGCGTGGACTTCTCCGTCCGCGCCGAACCGGCGGCGAGCCCGGTGGTGAGCGGCAAGACCGTCAACCTCGACGCCCGCCGCGGCCGCTGGGGCGTGACGCTCAACATGCAGCAGCCCGACACCCGCCAGAGCACCCTCAACGACGTGGCGGCCGGCGCCTACTTCCGGATCACCCCGTCGCTGCGCGTCGGCGGCGCCGTGGCCCTCGGCGATCAGCAGCTGCAACCCGGCGCGCGGACGCCCACCCCGGACGAGGGCCTGCCCCGCGTCCGTCTCGAGACCAAGTTCAAGTTCTAG
- a CDS encoding L,D-transpeptidase family protein, with product MVKFVAHPDGRFDFGQRTLRCALGRSGVTPAAEKREGDGASPVGVWAIRKVLYRPDQTADGRAPQTALPCEPIARDDGWCDDPEHEAYNRPIKLPFTGSFEKMWRDDHLYDLVVVLAHNDDPPRPYHGSCIFMHLAKEGYSPTEGCVALAREDLEAVLAAARPGDAVEIAAD from the coding sequence ATGGTGAAGTTCGTGGCTCACCCGGACGGGCGCTTCGATTTCGGCCAGCGGACGCTGCGCTGCGCCCTGGGCCGCTCGGGCGTGACGCCGGCGGCGGAGAAGCGCGAGGGGGACGGGGCCTCCCCCGTCGGCGTCTGGGCGATCCGCAAGGTGCTCTACCGGCCGGACCAGACGGCCGACGGGCGCGCGCCGCAGACGGCCCTGCCCTGCGAGCCTATCGCGCGCGACGACGGCTGGTGCGACGATCCCGAACACGAGGCCTATAACCGCCCGATCAAGCTGCCGTTCACGGGCAGCTTCGAGAAGATGTGGCGCGACGATCATCTCTACGACCTGGTGGTCGTGCTGGCGCACAACGACGACCCGCCCCGCCCCTATCACGGCAGCTGCATCTTCATGCACCTGGCGAAGGAGGGCTATTCGCCGACCGAAGGCTGCGTGGCCCTCGCGCGCGAGGATCTGGAGGCGGTGCTGGCGGCCGCCAGGCCGGGCGATGCGGTGGAAATCGCCGCCGACTGA
- a CDS encoding exodeoxyribonuclease III, whose amino-acid sequence MRLRLCTWNVNSVRLRAEQAARFVAEQAPDILCMQEIKCREGEFPKEAFVEMGLPHLKIAGQKGWHGVAIASRLPIEEVAPLDVCREGHARCVGGRIAGIEVHNFYIPAGGDVPDRAENPKFDHKLDFYEKLTAELSKRDPMAPLAIVGDLNVAPGEFDVWNHRYMSKIVSHTPVEIEAFAAMKASLNFIDLPRETTPEPEKMASWWSYRAQDFRKSARGLRLDHILVTPGLKDAAFRLGCAASRVHEDVRAWERPSDHAPVSADLVL is encoded by the coding sequence ATGCGCCTCCGCCTCTGCACCTGGAACGTCAATTCCGTCCGCCTGCGCGCCGAACAGGCCGCCCGCTTCGTCGCCGAGCAGGCGCCCGATATCCTGTGCATGCAGGAGATCAAGTGCCGCGAGGGCGAGTTCCCGAAGGAAGCCTTCGTGGAGATGGGCCTGCCGCACCTGAAGATCGCCGGTCAGAAAGGCTGGCACGGGGTGGCCATCGCCTCGCGCCTGCCGATCGAGGAGGTCGCGCCGCTGGACGTCTGCCGGGAAGGCCATGCCCGCTGCGTGGGCGGCAGGATCGCCGGGATCGAGGTGCACAACTTCTATATCCCCGCCGGCGGCGACGTGCCCGACAGGGCCGAGAACCCGAAGTTCGACCACAAGCTCGATTTCTACGAGAAGCTGACTGCCGAGCTTTCGAAGCGCGACCCGATGGCGCCGCTGGCGATCGTCGGCGACCTCAACGTGGCGCCGGGCGAGTTCGACGTCTGGAACCACAGGTACATGTCGAAGATCGTCAGCCACACCCCGGTGGAGATCGAGGCGTTCGCCGCCATGAAGGCCTCGCTGAACTTCATCGACCTGCCGCGCGAGACCACGCCCGAGCCGGAAAAGATGGCCTCGTGGTGGAGCTACCGGGCCCAGGACTTCCGAAAGTCGGCCCGAGGCCTGCGCCTCGACCACATCCTGGTGACGCCGGGCCTGAAGGACGCCGCCTTCCGGCTCGGTTGCGCGGCGAGCCGCGTGCACGAGGACGTCCGCGCCTGGGAGCGCCCCAGCGACCACGCGCCGGTCAGCGCGGACCTGGTGCTGTAG
- a CDS encoding LolA family protein produces the protein MDAKMSFTRRTLALGLAAAALAGPALAQGALSPADQALVDKAATYLQGLTEARGRFVQTDAMGKSTQGTVYLKRPGRARFEYDAPSGMVVVADGAAVTVADSRLMTFNRYPLGSTPLSLFLARNIRLDRSVAITGVDRIPGGFVIVARDGARKTPGQLALTFQDSPMALTAWSVTDAQGRTTRVKLIGLERASGLDKALFTPRDPRRSRPASS, from the coding sequence ATGGATGCCAAGATGAGCTTCACCCGCCGGACTCTCGCCCTCGGCCTCGCGGCCGCCGCCCTCGCCGGACCGGCGCTGGCGCAGGGCGCCCTCAGCCCCGCCGACCAGGCGCTGGTCGACAAGGCGGCGACCTACCTGCAGGGCCTCACCGAGGCGCGCGGCCGGTTCGTGCAGACCGACGCCATGGGCAAGTCCACCCAGGGCACGGTCTATCTGAAGCGCCCGGGCCGGGCCCGCTTCGAGTACGACGCCCCGTCCGGCATGGTGGTGGTGGCCGACGGCGCCGCGGTGACCGTGGCCGACTCGCGGCTGATGACCTTCAACCGCTACCCGCTCGGCTCGACGCCCCTGTCGCTGTTCCTGGCGCGCAACATCCGGCTCGACCGCAGCGTGGCGATCACCGGCGTCGACCGCATTCCGGGCGGCTTCGTGATCGTCGCCCGGGACGGTGCGCGCAAGACGCCGGGCCAGCTCGCCCTGACCTTCCAGGACAGCCCGATGGCGCTGACCGCCTGGTCGGTGACCGACGCCCAGGGCCGCACCACCCGGGTGAAGCTGATCGGGCTGGAGCGGGCTTCGGGGCTCGACAAGGCGCTGTTCACGCCGCGCGATCCGCGCCGGAGCCGGCCCGCCAGTTCCTGA
- a CDS encoding DUF3576 domain-containing protein, with protein MRQAATGAVVFAALGLSTLGLSACSTPHLFGSKSNNVPNPASATSVSVNGYLWRATLDTLSFMPLASADPYGGVVITDWYVNPEKPDERFKCTVYILDSRLRADGLNVTVFKQTKDAAGNWVDAPAATQTETDIENAILTRARQLRLSNIKG; from the coding sequence ATGCGGCAGGCCGCAACCGGCGCGGTGGTGTTCGCCGCCCTGGGCCTGTCCACTCTTGGCCTTTCCGCCTGCTCGACCCCCCATCTGTTCGGCTCGAAGTCGAACAATGTGCCGAACCCGGCGAGCGCCACGTCCGTGTCGGTCAACGGCTACCTGTGGCGCGCGACGCTGGACACCCTGTCGTTCATGCCGCTGGCTTCGGCCGACCCCTACGGCGGCGTGGTCATCACCGACTGGTACGTGAACCCGGAGAAGCCCGACGAGCGCTTCAAGTGCACCGTCTACATCCTGGACTCGCGCCTGCGCGCCGACGGCCTGAACGTCACGGTCTTCAAGCAGACCAAGGACGCCGCGGGGAACTGGGTGGACGCCCCGGCCGCGACCCAGACCGAGACCGACATCGAGAACGCGATCCTGACCCGGGCGCGCCAGCTTCGACTTTCGAACATCAAGGGCTGA